In Podospora pseudocomata strain CBS 415.72m chromosome 4, whole genome shotgun sequence, the genomic stretch cTACACGGAGAAGGGTCACCCCAAAAAGATGGAAGACTGACATCGAGGGTCCATCTTTGGTGATCGGCTCGGCTGATTCGAGCAATATATGCGGTCTTCATGTTACCCTGGACATGCATCTTCCATGCCGGATTCGTCACACCCTCCCCGAGTTTCCTcgaagctggagatgggcCATGGCTAATGGCTGGGAGGCAATAACGATGCATAGTATTGATCTCCGATTGGAAGGAAACAAGCCGGATGGAGAACGAGGGGGTCTGCGGAGCACGCTGAATGGACAAAAACGAGATGTGGCGTCTTGGTTGTGTTGCGCGAAGGCTTGCAGCTGAAAAGTTGGCAGAGCCTCGTCAGCCAGTGTCTGCATTGTTGACCGATCCTCGCGGAGGCCACAACCAAGGACGACTGCGCCTCTCAATGCACTGCATCTCTGGCATGAGTGCAGAATTGAGCAGGAGTTGCGCGATGGTTTAACCGAGGGTAAAGAGCCCGAATACGTGATACTCAGGAAAACTCTTTCGCATAGAAGGGTGCTCTGTCGTTGACGATGCCCAGGAGAGAGAATCATGTTTGGCATCTTAACCCCGCAGGGGCTGAATAGGTACCCCAGTTGTTTGCCAGGAGCAAAGAGGGGATGGGTGCATCAACGGGAGAAAGATAGCCCACATATTTACTATTTTGAACCCTAACTCCCCCGCTAGCAGAATAGCTCAAAACTTAGCTCCGGTAGAAAGTTCCAGCGACGAGCTTGTTTCAACCTCGTCTCCGCCGTCGCTACCGGACACTGGCACCAGCACAGTGGATGTTGCCGCAACGCTTTCATCAGCCACCCGAATCATCACAAGTTCCCCAGGCCGTTGATGTTCGGAGTACCCGATGATCAACACATATCGAACTACGGAATATTAGTCAACTTCAGCACGAATCCCCAGACAGTAGGCCGTGCCGATTCATATCCGCCTGCGCCTTTGTAAATGGCCGTGACAACGGCCATGTGTCTTATGGACTTAGCGAAGTGGTTTATAATCATCAAGTCCCATGAAAACTACGACTTGGGATGAAGCTTTCTCTTGAATATGCAAATCCACTCTGGTATTTATCCCAAGCCCATATTCTCACAGACGCGACCGGTGGGATAAAGAGCAATCTCGAGACCGGCTGGAAGACAATGCCCCAGCAAGTGCAATGGTGAAGGACAATACCATTACAATTGACACACTATGCAACAAGCGTCTCATTTTAGGGACAGCTAGGGACTTGCAACCAGGTTCCGGGTTCTCAACGCTCCGAATTAAATTCAAGCCAAACCCCGTCTGATGCAAGCGCGTCCTCGGCCAAAGCCGTCAGCGGACCCCCTGGCGCTATGGGTAGCACGTGTGGGAAGTGGCGAACTTTCTCCTTGCTGTTTATTTACCCCATAGTCCAGCACAACTCATAGGAGTTGTCTTCCAAGTTCGAGTATATGGAACTTGAAGACCGGACCGTCGTGAAACATTGCGACCCATACCATCAGCTTGAGATTTCTGTGCAAGCAGCTCCTGAGTCTATGACATGAGCAACACGATGCATATCTTTATAGATCTGGTGAGTTGTCTCATAATGCATGGTTTGGTTTGTTACCTACACTGAGACAGCTAACAGGCCATTGCAAGTCTGGGAATGGCAGTCCAGCAGCAAGTTCTTCCGCTTTGACACCAAAAGCCGAGGACATTCATTAGTCATCTACAACCCGTGCCGAAAATCCTGGCTTCCGACCTTCGAGGCATGTGCGCTGGGGTAGATCTCACCCTCGCTATTGGCAACGACGCAATGCGGTCGCTGGACTCGAACACATGCTCTCCTACACAGGCAATGCATATGGTGGAAGTCCGGAGCGGTTGAAGGGACAGGCGGATGTCGAGCAATCACCTCCCAATGACGCCGGAGTTGGAACGGAGACCCAAACCAATGAACCCCGGTCATTACAGACGGTCGACTCCCAAGACACACATCCTGCTGTGTCCATGGGGAAAAGCAGCCCATGTTCTTTCCCTGCCTTGGTATTGCGACCAATctcaaaaagaacaagatcAGTCCGCCGTGACGATATCCTTCGTCGAAGATCCAGTCGCTCACTGCCCTGCCCTCATGGAGTCAGCAGTGGTCGGACCACAAGGATCATTTGATCTAGGGCCTtgccaggaggaggagccaaaccaaccacccctctgAGTGTACCGTATCTCTGGATATTTGCCTTTCGTGAACGGAGACCTGTGCAGCTGTTGTCGTGGTGAAGGAGTATTTGGTCACGTCAAGGGCTAGATGGAGAGCAGTTTCGGCAGTTGCGGTTCAATTACAAATCCTGGATTATCAAGGTCATTTGTTGGTTGTATTGTTGGGGGTATGTTGTACCGAATTTGTGTACTGTGATTTTTGTTATCATTTGGGTGTTGTTTCATGTCCTCGATCCCTTTGGAACCCCTGATTATCGTCGTGACGGTTAAGGGCTTACGGCTGGGTACAGGCGTAGGTCACAGGTAAAATATTGAATTGTCGGATAAagcagaaaagaaaaggaaggtAAAAGAGGTACAATGCCCACGAGGTCCCCTTATACTTCTCAAACCCTCCGGACTTCCTGCCAAATGTATGGAATTTCCACCAGAATTGTCCGAATATCCTACGTCAAGTGCAAACCTCACACGTCAACCGTCACCACGTCACAATAGCCCTAACCCGGATATAATCCCATAACAGTGGCAACATGAACAGTGTAAACACAACAACTCACGAACTAACTCACCTTGACATAAGAGCGTCACATGACTTTGATGCATGGCAATACCGGAGATCTGAGGTTCATATGATCTCAATAGGAAAACATCCTTGGAGGTTTTCTTAAGTCCGTGAGGCTCGCAGAGGAATTTTATTTTGGCGAGGGTCAAAGTCTGTCCCTGGCAAACTCGAAGTCACGCCAACAAGGGAGCTCAATTGCAACTATTCGTAGGTAGTGAACATCTCTTTGTTTCAGCGGCCGCAGCATCTTCATCTGCATGTTGGGCTCTAGCGGTTGTTAAAGAAAGAAACACCATCGCAACAGATCTCGAGCTTGTGATGCAGCACAGCCTCTTCTTATCCTCCAAGACGCAGGCACCAGCAAATCGCAAGAGCAGCGGGACTGCAGATCACGACAGCGCAGCACTAACTGTTAGGATCTCAGCCCCTGCAAAGATCACTGGGCATGGCCCGATTCAGGAAGGTTTCTTGCCTATAGCGTCCCGATAGAGCGGCGCAGCAGCATGCTCCCCTGTCCGCCAATTTCACCACGAGACTGCTTTGGGCAAAGAGCTCTCGTTTTCTGTGGGGAATCAGCGGGAAAGGGTTGCAGCGCAGCAATTCACGCCGCAGGCCTTCATTAGCTCCACCACGCTCGCCAATATCTTACAGTACACATGTCGAACGGCGATTCACCCAtgatgttgggttggtggcttttcttttgttcttAACTTCCGTCTTGCACCTTTCGTCTTTTGGCACATTCGTTTGTTGATTGTTGCCCCTTGGACGAGACACTAAGCAGTGCTTCAAGTCTTCAAGGTTAGGTAACGAGCGATTGGGGACCCATTGGAACACCACACAAAGATGGAGAAAAACAACACACCACAAACCGGCCACGACGGGctcatccacatccccaaccacccaccaaacGCCGCCGAGCGAAACTCGACAACCTACCCTGAAGTCAACCATGTTCCACAGTCCCaatcctccatcctctccggCCGTTtgtcaccatcacaacagcaagaaAACGAGAGCAACCTCCCCGAGGTCACCACCGAGCAGCCGCCGCTTCACCTCGAAAAGACCTACCCCGAGGTAGCCACACACgaacaccaacaccaccgccccccacAGCAGTCGAGatccccaccgccatctACAGTCCAGTATTTCCAAGCACATCAGCAACAAAGCCCAAGTCCGGTCCCAACTCCAGCACCCACGCACACGACATACACCGCCGGGCAAGGGACGATAATACCCGAGCCAAGACCATCAGGCGTTCACTCGCTAGGAGACGCGTGGAGCATCAACAGCGCGGAGGATGTAGAGCGGGATCCACAAATAGGATACATTCccggtgctggcggcggcggcggcggcggtgggagtGGGCCGAGGAACGGACACAGCCGGAACCCGTCGGATCCGGACAGGTCATTCTCCCGTGCGCGCAGCAGGAGTTTTGGGAAGAAGCCtctggtgaggaggtcgatATTctgggtgctggtgctgcttgtGGCTATTATCATTGCTTTGGCGGGTGTGCTGGGGGCGGTGGCAACGGGGAAGATAAAAACCTCTGGCACGGCAGAGAGGTATGTTGATTTCTTCTGCAAGAGCTGCGTCATTGGTGCTAACATATGTCAATAGCGAGCCAGTGGTTCATcctgatgatggagggggtttcACACTGTCGACGGCCACCACCGCGTCGGGGAAGACAGTTTCGCTTTCTTGCCCTTCGGCGGATGGACTTGATTACACCGTTACCGTTGATAATCAACAAAAGGTGTTTAGACGGCAGTGCGGGGCTAACTAtgctggcggtgatggcgtgTTGGGTTTGGTAAAGGGTGATGTGCTGAGTTTGGCGGATTGCTTGGATCGTTGCGCTAAGGAGGAGAAGTGTGCTGGTGCTATGTTCATTCCGATGGCCAATCCGGATCCCCAGTGTTGGTTGAAGGAGTTTTTGGGTGTCAAGAGAGATGGCCAGGATATGGAGAGTGGAGTTCTGTGGCAGTAAGGTCTTGACCTTTCTGGATTGTTATAGTGGGAAGAGTGGGAGACCAAGTAAAAGGAGCTTATTGCAGACCCCAGGGGTCATTTGAGATACGTATTTTTGGTGGTTATGGAGTATAGTGAAAGGGGACTGGGAAGAGCGTTTGGATTGAAATAATTGGGTATGGTGGGAGGACGATCTGTGAATATTGTATTTACCATGTATATATACCAATCTACTGCTTTTAAACTGCAGATTAAAGCTCCCATCTGCGTTTCTCAAGTCTATTGGGAATGATAGTTTCCGGTACCAACGGTTGGACTTCATCTTGGCATGCAGGCACAGCCTGGCTGCCTTGGGCCACACACCATCTACGTCTATTACCTACCCCCCGAGAGAACAGCCCAAATTCTCACATGACAACGTCGAATATAGAAACTTCAATCGAAAAACCCGAGCGATGGAGCCCGCCTCTGCCGTCGGCGTCGTGGCGTTCATCATCCAGCTCATTGACATAACAATCAAGGTCAAAAACTACCTCAAAGATGTCAAAAACGCGGATGCCGAGCGGGCCAACTTTTCCAAGCATGCCTCCGCCATGGTCGCCATGCTCACAGGCCTAAAATgtttgatggaggaggtggagcaATCAGACCCATGGTTCAGCGCGCTCAAGGGACTGGACGTGAAGGGTGGCGTTTTCAATCTTTTGAGAGAGGAAATGGAAGAGCTCGCGTTGAGGTtggaagtggaagggagggaggattgAAGGGCAAGCTGACCTGGAAATTAAATAAGAAAGAGATGGATGGCTTGATGAGCCGGATCGAAAGGTGTAAAGGTGTTGTCTCGGTAGCACTTTTGGGCGATCACTCGTGAGTACAAGGCTTTACCAACATTGGCCCATTCCGCGTTGTCATTCATTGCTGATCTGAATCATGCATAGGAAGCTCCTGTTGGCCATCAGCACGGATTTGGTCTGTGTAAAAGAAGGTGTAGACGGCATCAAAGAGCGTATTAACAACCTCAAGGTGGACATGCCCAATGTGAAGGATGGAGTAAAGGACCTGACAGATAGTGCTGCAAGCCAACGATCAGGTAAGCTCTCATCCGACGtctttgttttgttgctgaGTATTACAGAGTGCCATAGTTCTAACTACCTTTTATTTCCAAACACTACAAGACGAACAAATGCAAAAGACATGCGACTGGCTCTCCCCACTCGATTTTGCATCCAAACATCAGGACGCCCTAAGGCGCCTCGAACCCGGCACTGGGGAGTGGTTTCTTTCCGACGCCACGTTTAAGCTATGGCTTGACGGGAACGAAAGAGTGTTGTGGTGTCCTGGGATTCGTAAGCAAATTTCCGGCTTGCATTGGCCACAAGTATATATTGACCCGAAATCCAGCCGGCGCCGGGAAAACAACACTTGCGTATGTCATCTTCCAGCGAGACGCCGACCTTATATATATCAAATATCTGACCCATGTTTAGTTCTTTGCTTATTAGCTTCCTTGAAACTTCGACTAGCGGCACAAACTCACTGATTCTATACTTGTACTGCAACTACAAGGAGCGAAGTCAGCAAAGCGTTCAAAATATGATGGGGAGCCTGCTCAAGCAACTTATTCAACACACAGGCGTTATTGATGAAGACATAGTGAAGTCTTCCAAGGATGAAAAACCTGTTCGACTTGAAACCATCACCAGGTTTCTTCAAAACAAAGTAATGGGGTTTTCTTTAGTATACATCATCGTCGATGCGCTCGATGAGTGTGCTGATACCGAAGATACCCAGAGCAGGTTAGCTTCAGACCTGCACAACTTGCCAAAGCATGTGAAGCTTCTCTTCACATCAAGATACACCATTGGAGTAGAAGAAGACCTGGGCCCAGTTCCAAGACTCGAGATTCGGGCTAGTGACGAAGATATCAAACGATACATTGAAGGTCGCGTCGGAAGTGAGCATAGTCGCTTACAGAAGCATATTCGGACTGATCCAGATCTTTTGGAGGAAATCATCGATAAGGTGGTGGGTAACTGCAAGGGAATGTACGCATGCACTCTCCTTTATCCGGCACATTTTGCGTAGCAAAGATGGACACTAACATGCGCGAGGCAGGTTTTTGATGGCTCAACTTCACATGAACGAGCTTACAAGGAAGCCAACCCGACGCGAGCTTCGCAAAGCTCTGGATGTCTTGCCAGCAAAACTGGACGAAACCTATGATCAGGCTATGGAGCGGATCAAGAGCCAAGACGCCGGTGATGCCAGTCTTGCCCACCAAGTTCTGGGATGGATTTCAACGACACTCAGACCACTAGCCATTGAGGAATTACAGCATGCTCTGGCTGTCATGCCTGGAGATCAGGATTTGGACCCCGAAGGCCTCCACGACCCGGAACTTTTTGTTGCAATTTGTGCCGGTTTGGTGAccctggaggaagagagcggCTACGTTCGACTGGTTCACTTCACCACGCAAGAGTATTTTGAGCGCCTCCGTTCGCAACTCTTTCCCGATGCTCCTTCAATGATCGCAACGGCATGTTTGACGTACATGACGTTTGACCCATTTGTCCAAAGATACTGCGCGGACGGAGAGGAGCTGGACCTTCGTTTAGACACCTACCCTTTCTTGGCGTATGCTGCAGACTACTGGAGAGAACACGTACAGTACGAAATGGAAGCACCAGTCAAGGAGCTGCTCTGGGAGTTTGTGGACAACATCTTGGCATTTATGACTGCCGAGCAAGCAGCGACATTGACAGGAAAGATGTCAGGCTATTCAGAATTGGGTCATTCAACAGAGTAAAGACTTTTGCCTCCAAACTGGGCCAGATTTCACGTAGTAGCTTCGATGGGACTGGTTGAGTTCGCGGCTGGCTTGCTTGAACAAGGTGCCGACGTCAACGTGCGGGGACCAGATGGCATAACGCCTCTGTTTTCGGCCGTAGAGTGGGACAGggaagagatggtggtgttctTACTGAATTCAGGTGCCACTGCTTCGGTTTTCGCAAAGTCTGAGGGCAAGGACCCAATGACGCCATTGGAGATGGCGATAAAGCTGAACAATGACGCAGCGGCGGAGATGTTGTTCAACGCTGAAAGGACCTGGCATCAGCATCTCCTGAACAGCGGGCTTTTCGAAGCCACCGTGAATGGCAACTTGAGGTTAATGCAGGCTTGCATCGAGAGAGGAGCAGACATCAACGCGTACGTTCGCGTGGCAGAGGGATCGGTTCTTTATCATGTTGTAGGCGAGAACCGTAAAGACTTGGTGGTTTTATTGTTGGACCTCGGGGCCACCGTTTCTCCATCAGATAATAACCACTCTGTGCTCCACGAGGCTTCAGCTAAGGGACATACAGAAATCTTGCAGATTCTGCTCGACCGAGGAGCCCTAGTCAACGTTGTTGATTGGCGTGGGCACTCACCTCTTCACGACGCGGCCGCTCACGGACGGCTTGAAACATGTAAAGCTCTGGTTCAAAGCGGAATTGACATCAACCTCGCATGCCGGAGGGATCAGGGTCACTACGGATGTCTAGGAGAGCAGACTGCGCTCCAAGCCGCATGCAGCAATGGACTTGCTGACATTTGCAGACTCCTACTCGACAATGGTGCCTGTCTGGGAAGCCATGCAAAGACAACCGTTGAACTGGCAGCGAAAGCAGGGGACGTTGCAATTATAAAGCTTCTACTTGAGAGCAGCGTCGACCATTCGACAACGGACGACGCAGTGTGCGCAGTCTTGAAGTCAGCCGCGACTGCTGGGAATATCGCAATGATCAGGGCTATGCTAGTACGCCGAGAATCGATAACACCTGATGCAAGGGAGCAGGCGGCACGCGAGGCTGCCTCTCGAGCTGATCTCGAGATGTTGCGAGTACTATTTAGTGGCGATAACGTACAGGATAACGGAGAAAAATGGCTTGCAACCGCGCATTTTGTTCAAGCACTTGGCTTGGGTGATGAAGGCGAGATGCGGATCTGGTTGAACAGGGGAGCAGATCTCAACCATAAGGTCAAGCCAGCGTTACCACGAGATCCATATTTCCCCTCACCGAATTATCTATTACCCGGTTGCCATGAcaatgaggaggagggcggctaCATCTCCACGATGCATTTGGCAGTTGGACATGGAAGTCCGCAAATACTGGACCTGTTACTCGAGAACGGGGGAGATATCAACGCACGCAATTACCTCGGAGAAACCCCACTGCATTGGGCTACATACCATGAATGCCATAGTGATATGGCGTGCATGATACTATATCGCGGTGCCCTTGTGGATCCTAGGCGCCAACGAGGATTGACACCACTGCACGTTGCAGTACTGCGTAGGAACTACCGGGGTATCGAACTACTTCTTGATGCTGGGGCAGACATCGAAGCCAAGGATCACAATGGCGATACCGCGTTCAAGATGCTGGCTTCTTTCCGCCCCTGGCTACATCTCAATTATTCCGTGCTATACGAGGGTGGGCAGTTCAAGTGGGTTGAAGGGCACATCGATGAGCCGAACGGGCTAGCCAGCAACTCCGTGGGGCTCGATATTCTTCTGAAGTGAGGTGCGAAGACTGATGTCCTTCAACCTTTGGTATCATTGCTAGAATGGCCAAATGCTGCAAACTATCAAGCTATGGAGCAAGTTTGTCGTCGATTGGCGGATGAGGGCTTCGACTTTACCCTTCCCACAAAAAAGGGAATTCCTGCAGTGTACCATGCGGCGAAGAGTTGTCCCACAGAAGTTCTTCAAGTCATCCTACAGCAAGGTGCAAAAGTAGACGAGAAGTTTAATGGACTCACGGCCCTTCATCTTGCAGCCAAGAGGTTTGCGCATGCAAAGGTTAATATCCTTCTCCAGTTTGGCGCATGTGCCGAGAGCAGAGACAGCAAGGGAAACACGCCCTTGTTCAAGGTGGTCACTAAGAGCGACCGACTTTCTTGGGGATGCAGTCCACCGAATACAGCGGAAGGAATCATTGACATGTTAGTAGCTCACGGAGCAGATTTACACACCCTCTGTGGTGCAAAGAAAGCGCCGGTGCTGCATTACGCCGCCTTCATGGGGGATTTGACCATCGTGCGCTATCTTACTTGCAAAGGCGCGCGAACTGATGTTACCGACAGAGATGGACGGACTGCTCTGGATTGGGCAAAGGATAATAAGCAGGAGGCCATGGTGTATCTTCTTACTCGTCTAAGCAGAGACCAGCAAATACAAGTAAGCAGTCATGCACAGATGGGACGATACTAGAAGGTATCATCTGAGTTGGGGTCAAGCGGGAGTACGGATAACATGAATTCTGGGACTAAAAACTAGGACTTAACTAGGATGTAGCAAAATTACCGACTATCGCTACCTCACTGCTTCAAACCATTTGCCAAAATGTCCTCCAACTGCTCGTGACGCTTCAGCGCATCGTCAAAGCTTACAAACGTCTTCTGTTTGCCAttcctcttcacctcgtAGTAATCCTCATAAATAGCTCCAATGTTCCTTGCCTGGAGGTTCAGTTTCTTCTGCCAATCTTCAAAGTCCCATTCCACCTCGTCAACCGTATCCGTCTCAAAGTCATGAACCTCGAACTTCTGAGGATCAGCGGCATTGCCAATGTGGATGAATGTCGAGCTCGGTGCCACAACCCTAATCTCACCCTTGGTTCCCGCAATGGTCCAAACCAGAGCAGGGTCAGAAGGGAAAGGCAGGTCAACGCGAAACCTGAAGTGCAAGCTGGCGCCCGAATCGACATAGCCGTGCACAAAGATGAGATCGGGCGTGTCGGAAGTGACAGTTTCCACCACAGTTTTGTCCTCGCCAATGACTTTGACTTGGGGCCGCTGGATCTGCAGGAAGCCCTGTGGTGCGTCGGGGCCGGTCTTGTAATCTCCAAGGACGGATTGAACAAGATCAAACTCTGTGACAAAGTGTTAGCTATTTTCGTCTGCATGTTTCAGCAGGGGCGGGAGAACTGACGGTGCGCAAATCCAATAGTGTAGACGTATCCCCCAACCTTTCTCTCGGTAAAGTACGACAGCGAAGCCGGAATAACACCCCGCCCATCAATTCCGCCGTTAGCCCTGAGCTCCGAGCTCAAGACCTCTCCGATCCTGCCACTAGAGATGACCTCTCTGAGCTTTTTTGGTAGGGGGCCCAGAGGCCCCTGCAAACCTACGATGCCTAAGCCACCATGCTGCTTCACCGCGTCGGCCAAAGTCCTAGCTTCGATGGTG encodes the following:
- a CDS encoding hypothetical protein (antiSMASH:Cluster_7; COG:G; COG:Q; EggNog:ENOG503NYVD; SMCOG1079:oxidoreductase); translation: MAPIKAAIIGLSASAKTAWASRAHLPYLFSPLGRSKFEVVALLNSSTEAARAAIKAYNLPASTKAYGTPEDLAADPEVELVITNTRVDKHLETALPSVIAGKDVYIEWPLAANTIEARTLADAVKQHGGLGIVGLQGPLGPLPKKLREVISSGRIGEVLSSELRANGGIDGRGVIPASLSYFTERKVGGYVYTIGFAHQFDLVQSVLGDYKTGPDAPQGFLQIQRPQVKVIGEDKTVVETVTSDTPDLIFVHGYVDSGASLHFRFRVDLPFPSDPALVWTIAGTKGEIRVVAPSSTFIHIGNAADPQKFEVHDFETDTVDEVEWDFEDWQKKLNLQARNIGAIYEDYYEVKRNGKQKTFVSFDDALKRHEQLEDILANGLKQ
- a CDS encoding hypothetical protein (EggNog:ENOG503NZ8C; antiSMASH:Cluster_7; COG:M) gives rise to the protein MFDGGGGAIRPMVQRAQGTGREGWRFQSFERGNGRARVEVGSGREGGLKGKLTWKLNKKEMDGLMSRIERCKGVVSVALLGDHSKLLLAISTDLVCVKEGVDGIKERINNLKVDMPNVKDGVKDLTDSAASQRSDEQMQKTCDWLSPLDFASKHQDALRRLEPGTGEWFLSDATFKLWLDGNERVLWCPGIPGAGKTTLASLLISFLETSTSGTNSLILYLYCNYKERSQQSVQNMMGSLLKQLIQHTGVIDEDIVKSSKDEKPVRLETITRFLQNKVMGFSLVYIIVDALDECADTEDTQSRLASDLHNLPKHVKLLFTSRYTIGVEEDLGPVPRLEIRASDEDIKRYIEGRVGSEHSRLQKHIRTDPDLLEEIIDKVVGNCKGMFLMAQLHMNELTRKPTRRELRKALDVLPAKLDETYDQAMERIKSQDAGDASLAHQVLGWISTTLRPLAIEELQHALAVMPGDQDLDPEGLHDPELFVAICAGLVTLEEESGYVRLVHFTTQEYFERLRSQLFPDAPSMIATACLTYMTFDPFVQRYCADGEELDLRLDTYPFLAYAADYWREHVQYEMEAPVKELLWEFVDNILAFMTAEQAATLTGKMSGYSELGHSTE
- a CDS encoding hypothetical protein (antiSMASH:Cluster_7; EggNog:ENOG503PY0M); amino-acid sequence: MEKNNTPQTGHDGLIHIPNHPPNAAERNSTTYPEVNHVPQSQSSILSGRLSPSQQQENESNLPEVTTEQPPLHLEKTYPEVATHEHQHHRPPQQSRSPPPSTVQYFQAHQQQSPSPVPTPAPTHTTYTAGQGTIIPEPRPSGVHSLGDAWSINSAEDVERDPQIGYIPGAGGGGGGGGSGPRNGHSRNPSDPDRSFSRARSRSFGKKPLVRRSIFWVLVLLVAIIIALAGVLGAVATGKIKTSGTAESEPVVHPDDGGGFTLSTATTASGKTVSLSCPSADGLDYTVTVDNQQKVFRRQCGANYAGGDGVLGLVKGDVLSLADCLDRCAKEEKCAGAMFIPMANPDPQCWLKEFLGVKRDGQDMESGVLWQ